A single window of Trichocoleus sp. FACHB-46 DNA harbors:
- a CDS encoding alpha/beta fold hydrolase: protein MTQNIFLRNNITVFGEGTQPLLFAPGFGCDQNVWRFVTSAFKDDYKIVLFDYVGSGKSDLQAYNVERYSDLKGYAQDVLDVCTALDLKDVIFVGHSVSGVIGMLASIQAPQLFSHLILVAPSPCYINDLPDYQGGFDRQDIEELLDLMDKNYIGWASFLAPVIMQNSAQPELTQELETSFCSTDPVIMRRFAEVTFFSDNRSDLPQVTVPSLILQCSEDAIAPTEIGHYLHRHLSESTLQMMQATGHCPHMSHPEEIIQLIQTYLTETPAS, encoded by the coding sequence ATGACTCAAAACATTTTTCTCAGGAATAATATCACCGTGTTCGGTGAAGGCACCCAGCCTCTACTGTTCGCTCCTGGGTTTGGGTGTGACCAAAATGTGTGGCGTTTTGTAACGTCTGCCTTCAAAGACGATTACAAGATTGTCTTGTTCGATTATGTCGGGTCCGGAAAGTCGGATCTTCAAGCCTACAACGTCGAGCGCTACAGCGATCTCAAGGGTTATGCCCAGGATGTCCTAGATGTCTGCACCGCCCTGGACTTGAAAGACGTGATTTTTGTTGGGCATTCTGTGAGTGGTGTGATTGGGATGTTGGCATCTATTCAAGCCCCCCAACTCTTCAGCCATCTCATCCTTGTGGCTCCTTCCCCCTGCTACATCAATGATTTACCGGATTACCAAGGTGGATTCGATCGCCAAGACATTGAAGAACTGCTAGATCTGATGGACAAAAATTACATTGGCTGGGCAAGCTTTTTAGCCCCTGTGATTATGCAGAATTCAGCGCAGCCAGAACTGACTCAAGAGCTTGAAACTAGCTTCTGCTCGACCGATCCGGTGATTATGCGTCGCTTTGCGGAAGTCACTTTTTTTTCTGATAACCGCTCTGACTTGCCTCAAGTGACAGTGCCATCTCTCATCCTGCAATGCTCTGAAGATGCGATCGCCCCTACTGAGATAGGACATTACCTACATCGTCATCTGAGCGAAAGCACCTTGCAAATGATGCAAGCAACAGGGCATTGCCCTCACATGAGCCACCCGGAGGAGATCATCCAACTAATCCAAACTTATTTGACTGAAACCCCTGCTAGCTGA